One Primulina huaijiensis isolate GDHJ02 chromosome 8, ASM1229523v2, whole genome shotgun sequence genomic region harbors:
- the LOC140982104 gene encoding EIN3-binding F-box protein 1-like produces the protein MSKVIDFSGGDDFCSRWFMHTNPKDSNLFFPLGRHVDVYFPRKRSRVSAPFIFSEEVRQQSSIEVLPDACLFEVFRRLSGGQERSSCACVSKRWLMLLSSIHRDEIIPAKSNLGPEEHDNTSISEKADEASKPKDKVEFVDSSVVKTVNKEEFEGTDSDGFLSRCLEGKKATDVRLASIAVGTGSRGGLGKLSIHGSSSTRGLTNLGLRAIAQCGVFHILANCGGKLKALALANCLGIWDINFVFPLTSICHSLRSLVIHNCPGFGDVGLAILGRMCPKLTQLELSGLQGITDAGLLPLVHSLESGLIKLNLSGSVNLTDNSVVAITKLHGETLELMNLDGCKYLTDVTLSEIAWNCSVLSELDVSKCGITDSGIVSLAGAEQRSLQMFSLAGCSFVSDKSLPFLGVLGKTLVGLNIQHCNGISSSGIDLLLEQLWRCDVLY, from the exons ATGTCTAAAGTCATCGACTTCAGTG GTGGTGATGATTTTTGTTCTAGGTGGTTTATGCACACAAATCCCAAGGATTCAAATTTGTTTTTTCCTCTTGGTCGCCATGTGGATGTGTATTTCCCGAGGAAAAGGTCTCGTGTCAGCGCTCCATTCATTTTCAGTGAAGAGGTTAGGCAGCAGTCGTCTATTGAGGTTCTTCCTGATGCATGCCTCTTTGAGGTTTTCAGACGCCTCTCAGGAGGGCAAGAGAGAAGTTCCTGTGCCTGTGTCTCAAAACGCTGGCTTATGCTTCTGAGTAGCATCCATAGAGATGAGATAATCCCCGCTAAAAGTAATCTTGGTCCCGAGGAGCATGATAATACATCTATTTCTGAGAAGGCTGATGAAGCATCCAAGCCCAAAGACAAGGTTGAATTTGTTGATTCTAGCGTGGTTAAAACTGTGAACAAGGAGGAATTTGAAGGAACTGATTCAGATGGTTTTCTTTCTCGATGCTTGGAAGGGAAAAAAGCAACTGACGTGAGATTGGCATCTATTGCTGTAGGAACTGGAAGCCGTGGAGGTTTAGGAAAGCTTTCCATTCATGGAAGCAGTTCTACCCGTGGTCTGACAAATCTTGGCCTTAGAGCTATTG CACAATGTGGAGTATTCCATATCCTTGCAAACTGTGGTGGGAAACTGAAGGCTCTTGCTTTAGCAAATTGCTTGGGGATCTGGGACATAAATTTTGTGTTTCCTTTGACTTCCATTTGCCATTCGCTTCGATCATTGGTCATTCACAACTGCCCGGGATTTGGTGATGTCGGATTGGCCATATTGGGTAGAATGTGCCCTAAACTGACTCAATTAGAACTTAGTGGCCTTCAGGGAATCACCGATGCTGGACTTCTACCTCTTGTTCACAGTTTGGAATCTGGTTTGATTAAGCTAAATCTTAGTGGATCTGTTAATCTGACTGACAACTCAGTTGTGGCCATCACTAAGCTGCATGGAGAAACACTTGAGCTTATGAATCTTGATGGGTGCAAATACCTCACCGATGTTACCCTGTCCGAAATTGCTTGGAACTGCTCCGTGCTGAGCGAGTTGGATGTTTCAAAGTGTGGAATAACTGATTCTGGGATTGTCTCCTTGGCTGGTGCTGAGCAGCGAAGTTTACAGATGTTTTCCCTGGCAGGTTGCTCTTTCGTGTCTGACAAAAGCTTACCATTCTTGGGAGTGTTGGGGAAGACTTTGGTGGGGCTTAACATCCAGCACTGCAATGGAATCAGCAGCAGCGGTATTGATCTGCTTCTAGAGCAGCTTTGGAGGTGCGATGTTCTTTATTAA